A stretch of Gossypium hirsutum isolate 1008001.06 chromosome A06, Gossypium_hirsutum_v2.1, whole genome shotgun sequence DNA encodes these proteins:
- the LOC107963005 gene encoding uncharacterized protein gives MPSQVSIENHCRFFRKKEMGCAAAAPTLVCVKRVKQDEAEEWDETMPLPGDIIEGFAEKDGDDDDDDDASFVAVKGRSELSSQLGKMVQKVETIWVKVRRGDRTHKLRVRVVADKSYILHKKYTIRAARDDRHIAVLGDLTLEKCTTLQEMSRRIVNVAFRGFNRKEVKYDWKRKVDTYLPDQASTVVASILFMPFQGEYYIEATISRCMAWFSAAVSSGVPLVFVNIQTEQIVISEKTNQNGKEISRGGKQQNTSTSVELVQGIRLWFLPGVEQVLLEMIPEPGETRFGLDIKRTDEGFICVGEVTKGSAADRAGLQQLLDEANLTKHLLVISRLEGKSVMPSTVGSAGFIHCCDHDEIKDALASAIEGLDIIQLHIMARPNQTRPETPQAIAPETLRPPKPPL, from the exons ATGCCTTCACAAGTTTCCATCGAAAATCATTGTCGTTTCTTCAGGAAGAAAGAAATGGGCTGTGCTGCTGCTGCTCCTACATTGGTTTGCGTGAAGCGAGTGAAGCAAGATGAAGCAGAAGAGTGGGACGAAACCATGCCATTGCCCGGAGACATCATCGAAGGGTTTGCCGAAAAGGATGGCgacgacgacgatgatgatgatgcGTCATTTGTGGCTGTTAAAGGTAGGTCGGAACTGAGTTCGCAGCTGGGGAAGATGGTCCAAAAGGTGGAGACGATATGGGTGAAGGTTAGGAGAGGCGACAGAACGCATAAGCTTCGTGTTCGGGTTGTGGCGGACAAGAGCTACATATTGCATAAGAAGTATACGATCAGAGCGGCTAGGGATGACAGACATATTGCAGTTTTGGGTGATTTGACGTTGGAGAAATGCACTACACTTCAAG AAATGAGCAGGAGGATTGTGAATGTAGCATTTAGAGGGTTCAACCGAAAGGAAGTGAAGTACGATTGGAAGAGGAAAGTGGATACTTACTTGCCGGATCAAGCCTCCACTGTGGTCGCTTCCATTCTTTTCATGCCTTTTCAAGGTGAATATTACATTGAGGCTACCATATCAAGGTGCATGGCTTGGTTTTCTGCAGCTGTATCTTCTGGGGTTCCTCTTGTCTTCGTCAATATCCAAACTGAACAGATTGTCATTTCG GAGAAAACAAAtcaaaatggaaaggaaataagTCGAGGAGGGAAGCAACAAAACACAAGTACATCTGTAGAATTAGTGCAAGGCATAAGGCTATGGTTTCTACCTGGAGTGGAACAAGTATTGCTTGAAATGATACCTGAACCTGGAGAAACTCGGTTCGGTTTGGACATAAAACGAACCGACGAG GGTTTTATATGCGTGGGCGAAGTAACAAAGGGTTCGGCTGCCGACCGTGCTGGCTTGCAGCAACTACTTGATGAAGCCAATCTTACAAAGCATCTGCTTGTTATCTCTCGGTTAGAAGGCAAGAGTGTAATGCCTTCGACCGTTGGCTCTGCTGGGTTTATACATTGTTGTGATCACGATGAAATAAAGGACGCCCTAGCTTCGGCGATAGAAGGATTGGATATAATTCAACTTCATATCATGGCCCGGCCTAATCAAACTCGACCAGAAACCCCGCAAGCGATCGCCCCTGAGACCCTCAGGCCTCCTAAGCCGCCGCTGTGA